One genomic window of Camelina sativa cultivar DH55 chromosome 5, Cs, whole genome shotgun sequence includes the following:
- the LOC104784512 gene encoding uncharacterized protein LOC104784512 isoform X2 translates to MEPIHSDDTEGFVDESSKQLHSPYLNGINGDPEVFPRVGDQYQADIPPYDRLMLIKCFESQQDLVTFSLPIPLMWTRSEKFRGFREAEEGDKGSPSTDQPLEKSEPPASLKPRSIVLALPCQRNAKFKFDWLDKSLYPFPGSLGDSWDVAEQQRFLLGLYCLGKNLFLVQRFLGTKHMGDVLSYYYGSFYRSNEYRRWVDGRKLRTKRSVQGHKLLSGWRQQELLSRISSHVSEECKTTLLKVAKAFREEKIALEDYVFTLKDTVGIDMLTEVIGIGKGKRDLTNCALEPTKSNHGASEVRIRNDLPIGDIVKFLTGEYRMSKTRSSDLFWEAVWPRLLARGWHSEQPKDAPKNSLVFLVPEAKKFSRRKMSKGNHYYDSLTDVLKKVALDPTLLVLNTDEDLDMKGCKEEETKNDPPINLDEFDDSSPNSKKKKRYLQPRSKTSKIQEVVMFTIVDTSEANGVQGSTLKELRSLPVETGSSIANSPSYLSESEDNLSEESENKAGTTVKSMASRVCGGGSISSGKSSSVNMENATSRSTVSVSERQQNKRKGGRPRNPKLPVCKKRSSLADCTLRESGFFGENQSRKKKPLKKMRPNPLEADRNVLLMGEEHIDKDRTLKPSSTSSVATDSYCRRNEDREISPERSETREYFDLNVSQISLEREADGTDTVITDVVQNSESSCADQSSVQMDVEMQCKPQVIADLLPGRRQSTRTRPLTTKALEAFAFGYLGNSKKKRKALEESRSKSRTKSTKRIHRRSLVSSKFRNGTVEDSSDTEESE, encoded by the exons ATGGAGCCAATTCATTCAGATGACACGGAAGGTTTTGTCGATGAATCCTCCAAGCAACTTCATTCCCCATATCTCAATGGAATCAACGGAGACCCCGAGGTCTTTCCTCGTGTTGGAGATCAGTACCAAGCAGATATACCACCATATGATCGTTTAATGCTCATTAAATGCTTCGAATCACAGCAGGACCTAGTCACATTTTCCTTGCCTATCCCTCTCATGTGGACGAGAAGTGAGAAATTCAGAGGTTTCCGTGAAGCCGAGGAAGGTGACAAAGGCAGTCCCTCAACCGATCAACCCCTGGAGAAATCTGAACCGCCTGCTAGTTTGAAACCGAG GAGTATTGTGCTTGCATTGCCATGCCAAAGAAATGCCAAGTTCAAGTTTGACTGGCTTGATAAGAGCCTCTATCCCTTCCCTGGGTCTTTGGGTGATTCTTGGGACGTTGCTGAGCAGCAGCGCTTCCTTCTTGGCCTCTACTGTCTTGGGAAAAACCTTTTCTTGGTGCAGAGATTCCTTGGCACCAAGCACATGGGAGATGTGCTCTCATACTACTACGGAAGCTTTTACAGGTCTAATGAATACCGGAGATGGGTTGATGGACGCAAGTTGCGAACCAAACGCTCTGTTCAAGGCCACAAGTTATTATCTGGTTGGAGGCAACAAGAGCTCCTCTCTCGGATCTCCTCTCATGTATCTGAGGAATGCAAGACTACGTTGCTTAAG GTAGCTAAAGCATTTAGGGAAGAGAAGATTGCACTGGAGGATTATGTGTTCACTTTAAAGGATACGGTAGGAATTGACATGCTTACAGAAGTTATTGGTATAGGTAAAGGGAAAAGAGATCTGACCAACTGCGCGTTAGAACCAACCAAGTCTAATCATGGAGCCTCTGAAGTGCGAATACGCAATGATCTTCCGATTGGGGATATAGTCAAGTTCCTGACCGGAGAATATAGGATGAGCAAAACACGGTCCAGTGACCTCTTCTGGGAAGCTGTTTGGCCACGTTTATTAGCAAGAGGATGGCACTCTGAGCAGCCGAAAGATGCCCCAAAgaattctcttgtttttctcGTACCGGAAGCCAAGAAGTTTTCCAGGAGGAAGATGTCAAAAGGGAATCACTACTATGATTCTCTCACTGATGTCTTGAAGAAAGTTGCTTTAGATCCCACACTTCTTGTGCTCAATACTGATGAGGATCTTGATATGAAAGGGTGCAAAGAAGAGGAAACCAAGAATGACCCGCCCATAAATTTAGACGAGTTTGATGATTCTTCACCAAAcagcaagaaaaagaagaggtaCCTACAACCACGCAGCAAAACAAGTAAAATTCAGGAGGTCGTTATGTTTACGATTGTGGATACCAGTGAGGCAAATGGTGTGCAAGGAAGTACATTAAAAGAGCTAAGATCTCTGCCTGTTGAGACCGGCAGTTCAATTGCTAACTCCCCAAGTTACTTGAGTGAATCTGAGGATAACTTGTCAGAAGAATCTGAAAACAAGGCAGGGACTACAGTTAAGTCAATGGCTTCGAGAGTGTGTGGTGGGGGCAGCATTAGTTCTGGCAAGAGCAGCTCTGTAAACATGGAAAATGCCACTAGTCGAAGCACTGTTTCTGTCAGTGAGAGACAGCAGAACAAGCGGAAAGGCGGGAGACCAAGAAATCCAAAGTTACCTGTCTGCAAAAAAAGGAGCAGCTTGGCAGATTGTACCTTGAGAGAATCaggtttttttggtgaaaaccaGTCCAGGAAGAAGAAACCACTGAAGAAGATGAGACCAAACCCATTAGAAGCTGATCGAAATGTACTTTTGATGGGAGAGGAGCACATCGATAAAGATAGAACTCTGAAACCGTCGTCAACCAGTTCCGTGGCAACAGATAGCTATTGTCGAAGAAACGAAGATCGAGAAATATCACCAGAAAGATCTGAAACCAGAGAATATTTTGACTTGAACGTTTCACAAATCTCACTAGAACGTGAAGCTGATGGTACTGATACTGTCATCACAGACGTTGTGCAGAACAGTGAGAGCTCTTGTGCAGATCAGTCATCTGTTCAAATGGATGTGGAAATGCAGTGTAAGCCTCAGGTCATCGCGGATTTGCTTCCTGGACGGAGGCAGAGTACAAGGACCCGACCGTTGACTACAAAGGCACTCGAAGCTTTTGCTTTCGGGTACCTTGGTaactcaaagaagaagagaaaggctTTGGAGGAGTCAAGAAGCAAGTCAAGAACAAAATCTACAAAGCGCATTCATCGTCGCTCACTCGTGTCGTCTAAGTTCAGAAACGGAACTGTTGAGGATAGTTCAGACACTGAGGAGAGTGAATAG
- the LOC104784512 gene encoding uncharacterized protein LOC104784512 isoform X1, with translation MEMEPIHSDDTEGFVDESSKQLHSPYLNGINGDPEVFPRVGDQYQADIPPYDRLMLIKCFESQQDLVTFSLPIPLMWTRSEKFRGFREAEEGDKGSPSTDQPLEKSEPPASLKPRSIVLALPCQRNAKFKFDWLDKSLYPFPGSLGDSWDVAEQQRFLLGLYCLGKNLFLVQRFLGTKHMGDVLSYYYGSFYRSNEYRRWVDGRKLRTKRSVQGHKLLSGWRQQELLSRISSHVSEECKTTLLKVAKAFREEKIALEDYVFTLKDTVGIDMLTEVIGIGKGKRDLTNCALEPTKSNHGASEVRIRNDLPIGDIVKFLTGEYRMSKTRSSDLFWEAVWPRLLARGWHSEQPKDAPKNSLVFLVPEAKKFSRRKMSKGNHYYDSLTDVLKKVALDPTLLVLNTDEDLDMKGCKEEETKNDPPINLDEFDDSSPNSKKKKRYLQPRSKTSKIQEVVMFTIVDTSEANGVQGSTLKELRSLPVETGSSIANSPSYLSESEDNLSEESENKAGTTVKSMASRVCGGGSISSGKSSSVNMENATSRSTVSVSERQQNKRKGGRPRNPKLPVCKKRSSLADCTLRESGFFGENQSRKKKPLKKMRPNPLEADRNVLLMGEEHIDKDRTLKPSSTSSVATDSYCRRNEDREISPERSETREYFDLNVSQISLEREADGTDTVITDVVQNSESSCADQSSVQMDVEMQCKPQVIADLLPGRRQSTRTRPLTTKALEAFAFGYLGNSKKKRKALEESRSKSRTKSTKRIHRRSLVSSKFRNGTVEDSSDTEESE, from the exons aTGGag ATGGAGCCAATTCATTCAGATGACACGGAAGGTTTTGTCGATGAATCCTCCAAGCAACTTCATTCCCCATATCTCAATGGAATCAACGGAGACCCCGAGGTCTTTCCTCGTGTTGGAGATCAGTACCAAGCAGATATACCACCATATGATCGTTTAATGCTCATTAAATGCTTCGAATCACAGCAGGACCTAGTCACATTTTCCTTGCCTATCCCTCTCATGTGGACGAGAAGTGAGAAATTCAGAGGTTTCCGTGAAGCCGAGGAAGGTGACAAAGGCAGTCCCTCAACCGATCAACCCCTGGAGAAATCTGAACCGCCTGCTAGTTTGAAACCGAG GAGTATTGTGCTTGCATTGCCATGCCAAAGAAATGCCAAGTTCAAGTTTGACTGGCTTGATAAGAGCCTCTATCCCTTCCCTGGGTCTTTGGGTGATTCTTGGGACGTTGCTGAGCAGCAGCGCTTCCTTCTTGGCCTCTACTGTCTTGGGAAAAACCTTTTCTTGGTGCAGAGATTCCTTGGCACCAAGCACATGGGAGATGTGCTCTCATACTACTACGGAAGCTTTTACAGGTCTAATGAATACCGGAGATGGGTTGATGGACGCAAGTTGCGAACCAAACGCTCTGTTCAAGGCCACAAGTTATTATCTGGTTGGAGGCAACAAGAGCTCCTCTCTCGGATCTCCTCTCATGTATCTGAGGAATGCAAGACTACGTTGCTTAAG GTAGCTAAAGCATTTAGGGAAGAGAAGATTGCACTGGAGGATTATGTGTTCACTTTAAAGGATACGGTAGGAATTGACATGCTTACAGAAGTTATTGGTATAGGTAAAGGGAAAAGAGATCTGACCAACTGCGCGTTAGAACCAACCAAGTCTAATCATGGAGCCTCTGAAGTGCGAATACGCAATGATCTTCCGATTGGGGATATAGTCAAGTTCCTGACCGGAGAATATAGGATGAGCAAAACACGGTCCAGTGACCTCTTCTGGGAAGCTGTTTGGCCACGTTTATTAGCAAGAGGATGGCACTCTGAGCAGCCGAAAGATGCCCCAAAgaattctcttgtttttctcGTACCGGAAGCCAAGAAGTTTTCCAGGAGGAAGATGTCAAAAGGGAATCACTACTATGATTCTCTCACTGATGTCTTGAAGAAAGTTGCTTTAGATCCCACACTTCTTGTGCTCAATACTGATGAGGATCTTGATATGAAAGGGTGCAAAGAAGAGGAAACCAAGAATGACCCGCCCATAAATTTAGACGAGTTTGATGATTCTTCACCAAAcagcaagaaaaagaagaggtaCCTACAACCACGCAGCAAAACAAGTAAAATTCAGGAGGTCGTTATGTTTACGATTGTGGATACCAGTGAGGCAAATGGTGTGCAAGGAAGTACATTAAAAGAGCTAAGATCTCTGCCTGTTGAGACCGGCAGTTCAATTGCTAACTCCCCAAGTTACTTGAGTGAATCTGAGGATAACTTGTCAGAAGAATCTGAAAACAAGGCAGGGACTACAGTTAAGTCAATGGCTTCGAGAGTGTGTGGTGGGGGCAGCATTAGTTCTGGCAAGAGCAGCTCTGTAAACATGGAAAATGCCACTAGTCGAAGCACTGTTTCTGTCAGTGAGAGACAGCAGAACAAGCGGAAAGGCGGGAGACCAAGAAATCCAAAGTTACCTGTCTGCAAAAAAAGGAGCAGCTTGGCAGATTGTACCTTGAGAGAATCaggtttttttggtgaaaaccaGTCCAGGAAGAAGAAACCACTGAAGAAGATGAGACCAAACCCATTAGAAGCTGATCGAAATGTACTTTTGATGGGAGAGGAGCACATCGATAAAGATAGAACTCTGAAACCGTCGTCAACCAGTTCCGTGGCAACAGATAGCTATTGTCGAAGAAACGAAGATCGAGAAATATCACCAGAAAGATCTGAAACCAGAGAATATTTTGACTTGAACGTTTCACAAATCTCACTAGAACGTGAAGCTGATGGTACTGATACTGTCATCACAGACGTTGTGCAGAACAGTGAGAGCTCTTGTGCAGATCAGTCATCTGTTCAAATGGATGTGGAAATGCAGTGTAAGCCTCAGGTCATCGCGGATTTGCTTCCTGGACGGAGGCAGAGTACAAGGACCCGACCGTTGACTACAAAGGCACTCGAAGCTTTTGCTTTCGGGTACCTTGGTaactcaaagaagaagagaaaggctTTGGAGGAGTCAAGAAGCAAGTCAAGAACAAAATCTACAAAGCGCATTCATCGTCGCTCACTCGTGTCGTCTAAGTTCAGAAACGGAACTGTTGAGGATAGTTCAGACACTGAGGAGAGTGAATAG